CAGCAGCTAAAATTGCTTTTCCAGAAATTCCTGCTGCTAACAAGTTTTGCATTTGTCCTTTATAAGCAGCTACGCCTAAATCTTCAATTAACTGAATTGCTAAAAGAAAATCTTGAGAGTTAGCGAAGGGGTTACGACCTAAAATAGCTTTATAATCAATGTCTTTGGGGATATTAATTTTACCTGGATCGCGCTTATAGTTTTTTAAGATGTTTGACAAGTTTTCAACGTGCTGCTCATCATCTTTGCAAAAAGATGCGATCGCGTCTTTTACTTCCTGGGGAAGTTCGCGTAAACCTCCATTTTTAGTTGCTTCAATCCCGCGATGATAAAAATTAGATTCTAATTTTTCAAGCTTGAGAGTGTACTCAACTACTTGTAACGGTGTAAGAGCTTTCTTATCAGTCTGAGCAGGTTTACTTGTATTTTGAACAGGTTTACTTATATTTTGAGCAGGTTTAT
Above is a genomic segment from Oculatellaceae cyanobacterium containing:
- a CDS encoding ferritin-like domain-containing protein; the protein is MLPLVAILLFLNPAIPAQNINKPAQNISKPVQNTSKPAQTDKKALTPLQVVEYTLKLEKLESNFYHRGIEATKNGGLRELPQEVKDAIASFCKDDEQHVENLSNILKNYKRDPGKINIPKDIDYKAILGRNPFANSQDFLLAIQLIEDLGVAAYKGQMQNLLAAGISGKAILAAAIEIHSVEARHAAGIRSFREKLIGDKVRPWIEDPYEVIYPENRNNTSIPFQSQAFDSYATKEEVLNLLNSILATDKPNSELNNEQASSQYTNPIRALF